A window from Musa acuminata AAA Group cultivar baxijiao chromosome BXJ3-10, Cavendish_Baxijiao_AAA, whole genome shotgun sequence encodes these proteins:
- the LOC103999847 gene encoding transcription termination factor MTERF4, chloroplastic, with the protein MNFVVRRKPPLFSISRPLPLLPNPACHASAAGEASASRRSRYSTAVPGEKGSPSSSLSSSSKFPEYELPSVTWGVIQGRKERLVSRVIISDYLKSLGIAPDELADLELPSSVDVMRERVDFLTRLGLSVDDLNAYPLLLACSVRKNMIPVLGYLEKLGVPRPRLGEFVRAYPQVLHASVVVELAPVVKFLRGLDVERSDIPYVLQRYPELLGFKPEGTMSTSVGYLVSIGLWPRDIGPMVTQYPFFLGMRVGTTIKPLVEFLVSLGFPKRILAKMLEKRPYILGYDLEETVKPNVDALLSFGVRGESLPSVIAQFPQILGLPLKAKLSTQQYFFNLKLKIDPDGFTRAMEKMPQIVSLHQSVMLKPIEFLRGRGIPDEDVANMVVKCPQLLACRVELMKNSYYFFKSEMKQPVQELFEFPEYFTYSLESRIKPRYQRLVNKGIRCTLDWFLNCSDQRFEERLRGDYIEADAPGPPFVMGGKLEMPRSHLVSDKEEDESDEEVLYRRTISL; encoded by the coding sequence atgAATTTTGTAGTCCGAAGAAAACCCCCACTGTTCTCGATCTCTCGCCCCCTTCCTCTGCTCCCAAACCCTGCCTGCCATGCGTCGGCTGCCGGAGAGGCCTCCGCCAGCCGCCGATCCCGTTACTCCACCGCCGTCCCCGGGGAGAAGGGATCGCCTTCGTCGTCGTTGTCCTCCTCCTCCAAGTTCCCTGAGTACGAGCTTCCGTCGGTGACATGGGGCGTCATCCAGGGGCGCAAGGAGCGCCTGGTGTCGCGCGTCATCATCTCCGACTATCTCAAGTCTCTGGGCATCGCCCCCGACGAGCTCGCCGACCTCGAGCTGCCCTCCTCCGTCGACGTCATGCGCGAGCGCGTCGACTTCCTCACCCGCCTTGGCCTCTCCGTCGATGACCTCAACGCCTACCCGCTCCTCCTTGCTTGCAGCGTCCGCAAGAACATGATACCCGTCCTCGGCTACCTCGAGAAGCTCGGCGTTCCTCGTCCCCGCCTCGGCGAATTTGTCCGCGCCTACCCTCAGGTCCTCCACGCCAGTGTCGTCGTCGAGCTCGCACCCGTCGTCAAGTTCCTCCGCGGCCTCGACGTCGAGCGATCTGACATCCCCTATGTCCTCCAGCGCTATCCGGAGCTCCTAGGCTTCAAGCCCGAGGGCACCATGAGCACCTCCGTCGGCTACCTCGTCAGCATCGGCCTCTGGCCCCGGGACATCGGACCCATGGTCACCCAATACCCCTTCTTCCTTGGCATGCGCGTCGGCACCACCATCAAGCCCCTCGTTGAGTTCTTGGTGTCCCTTGGCTTCCCCAAGCGGATCCTCGCCAAGATGCTCGAGAAGCGACCCTACATCCTTGGCTATGATCTCGAGGAGACAGTCAAGCCAAATGTTGATGCTCTCCTCAGTTTTGGGGTGCGCGGAGAGTCCCTGCCATCGGTCATCGCCCAATTCCCCCAGATTCTCGGACTGCCCCTCAAAGCTAAGCTCTCGACGCAGCAATACTTCTTCAATTTGAAACTCAAGATAGATCCTGATGGGTTCACGCGGGCGATGGAGAAGATGCCCCAGATTGTAAGTCTCCATCAAAGTGTTATGTTGAAGCCTATCGAGTTTTTACGGGGCCGTGGCATCCCGGATGAGGATGTGGCTAACATGGTCGTCAAGTGTCCTCAGTTGCTTGCCTGTCGGGTCGAGCTTATGAAGAATAGCTATTACTTCTTCAAGAGTGAGATGAAACAGCCCGTGCAGGAGTTGTTTGAGTTCCCAGAGTACTTTACATATAGCCTAGAGTCCCGGATCAAGCCAAGGTACCAGAGGCTGGTAAATAAAGGAATCAGATGTACACTGGATTGGTTCTTGAATTGTAGCGATCAGAGGTTCGAGGAGAGGTTGCGGGGTGATTATATTGAGGCAGATGCCCCGGGCCCTCCTTTTGTCATGGGTGGGAAATTAGAAATGCCAAGAAGCCACTTGGTCTCGGACAAAGAGGAGGATGAAAGTGATGAGGAAGTGCTCTACCGACGAACCATTTCACTTTAG
- the LOC135651009 gene encoding pectinesterase-like, with product MSAFQDFGPLSERRRAERQQIKRKRLMIAGATTSVVLVLAVVGVVVQYKANGPSDSGDSDGSSASGGSASKRAFHTSSAIQVMCSSTDYESACQSSLKKFVNESSKPKDLVRAAVSALVDEVGMAFNKSDSIKSDDPSVKDAVGICKEMHRYAVNDLAKVLSTIDAHHLDKLPEQVHELKNWLSAVAASQQTCIEGFPEGDLKTKMQTAMTSAKQITSNALAIVGKMSSFLSLLHVSGFHRRLLEAEPVEPAYHEDGAPSWVSDSDRRILLSKATKQLTPNVTVAKDGSGDFTTISDALAKIPKNYDGRYVIHVKEGVYEETVLVDNYMVNVTMYGDGSRKTVVAGSKNFIDGVKTFNTATFAAVADGFVAIAMGFQNTAGAAKHQAVALRVQSDRAIFLNCRMEGYQDTLYAHSHRQFYRGCLISGTIDFIFGDASAVFQNCIMTVRRPLDNQQNIVLAQGRNIPQEDTGFIVQKCRFVADDALVPDVAKIPSYLARPWQEYSHTVIMESDIGSFIHPDGYTPWNGDFALATLSYREYNNKGPGADTSKRVNWPGFKVIGQNEAKAYTIAPFIQGDDWIPKTGTPVRLGLYGQ from the exons ATGTCTGCCTTTCAGGACTTTGGGCCCCTCTCGGAGCGCCGGAGGGCCGAAAGGCAGCAGATTAAGCGGAAGCGCCTCATGATCGCTGGCGCCACCACCTCCGTCGTGCTGGTCCTCGCGGTGGTCGGCGTCGTGGTTCAATACAAAGCCAATGGCCCCAGCGACTCGGGCGATTCTGACGGGTCGAGCGCCTCCGGCGGTTCCGCCTCCAAGCGGGCATTCCACACCAGCTCGGCCATTCAGGTCATGTGTTCGTCGACCGACTACGAGAGTGCCTGCCAGTCGAGCCTGAAGAAATTCGTCAATGAGAGTTCGAAGCCCAAGGACCTGGTGAGGGCAGCCGTCTCCGCCCTCGTCGACGAGGTTGGCATGGCCTTCAACAAGTCCGACTCCATCAAGTCCGACGACCCGTCGGTGAAGGACGCCGTCGGTATCTGCAAGGAGATGCACCGGTACGCCGTGAATGACCTGGCGAAGGTGTTGAGCACCATCGACGCGCACCACCTCGACAAGCTCCCCGAGCAGGTCCACGAGCTGAAGAACTGGCTGAGCGCCGTCGCCGCCTCCCAACAGACGTGCATCGAGGGATTCCCGGAGGGGGACCTGAAAACCAAGATGCAGACTGCCATGACTTCCGCGAAGCAGATTACGAGCAATGCTTTGGCCATCGTCGGAAAGATgtcctccttcctctctctccTTCACGTCTCCGGCTTCCATCGCCGCCTCCTTGAAGCAGAGCCGGTCGAGCCGGCCTACCATGAAGATGGTGCGCCTTCATGGGTGTCCGACAGCGACCGCAGGATACTTCTGAGTAAAGCCACCAAGCAACTCACGCCCAATGTTACGGTCGCCAAGGATGGAAGCGGAGATTTCACCACCATTTCGGATGCACTCGCCAAGATTCCAAAGAATTATGATGGAAG GTATGTGATCCACGTGAAGGAGGGAGTGTACGAGGAGACTGTGTTGGTCGACAATTACATGGTAAACGTCACCATGTATGGCGATGGTTCAAGGAAGACAGTGGTCGCCGGGAGCAAGAACTTCATTGACGGCGTGAAGACCTTCAACACCGCAACCTTCG CTGCGGTTGCCGATGGGTTCGTGGCCATCGCCATGGGATTCCAGAACACGGCGGGCGCCGCGAAGCACCAGGCGGTGGCGCTCCGCGTGCAATCCGACCGCGCCATCTTCCTCAACTGCAGGATGGAGGGGTACCAGGACACGCTCTACGCCCACAGCCACCGTCAGTTCTACCGCGGCTGCCTCATCAGCGGCACCATCGACTTCATCTTCGGGGACGCGTCCGCCGTGTTCCAGAATTGCATCATGACCGTGCGCCGCCCCCTGGACAACCAGCAGAACATCGTCCTCGCCCAGGGCCGCAACATCCCCCAAGAGGACACCGGCTTCATCGTCCAGAAATGCCGCTTCGTCGCCGACGACGCCCTCGTCCCCGATGTCGCCAAGATCCCCAGCTACCTCGCCCGCCCGTGGCAGGAATACTCTCACACAGTCATCATGGAATCCGACATCGGAAGCTTCATCCACCCCGACGGCTACACGCCATGGAACGGCGACTTCGCCCTGGCCACCTTGTCCTACCGCGAGTACAACAACAAAGGCCCCGGTGCTGACACCTCCAAGCGGGTGAACTGGCCAGGGTTTAAGGTCATTGGCCAGAACGAAGCCAAAGCCTACACCATTGCACCATTCATTCAGGGAGACGACTGGATCCCCAAGACGGGCACGCCTGTTCGCTTGGGTCTCTATGGCCAATGA